A single Anopheles arabiensis isolate DONGOLA chromosome X, AaraD3, whole genome shotgun sequence DNA region contains:
- the LOC120905697 gene encoding xaa-Pro aminopeptidase ApepP isoform X2: MKPTGDVLTALRNLMKNLPNNFGSINAYIIPSNDAHQSEYLAARDERRAFVTGFDGSAGTAVVTEREALLWTDGRYYQQATKQLDTNWTLMRDGQPSTPSIDAWLAKALQPGARVGVDANLITAAAWTPLQTSLKTAGCTLLPVVPNLIDLLWKEQPAVPHNPLLPLATTFTGATIAQKLATVREKLADKRASVLVVSALDEIAWLLNLRGTDIDYNPVFFAYVIVTPDALYLFIDPAQMRPQVEDHFRANGVTVEVRGYGEVHAVLQELAGNSSTSATPSGTRPLVWISSGSSYALVALVPEERRLNDITPINLMKAVKNETEAKGIRDCHVRDGVALCQYFAWLERCMADGTPVDEISGATRLEELRSRQAHYQGLSFTTISASGPNGSIIHYHPLPETNRPITANELYLCDSGAQYLDGTTDVTRTMHFGQPTAEEIRAFTHVLKGQISLGTAIFPRKVKGQFLDTIARKALWDIGLDYGHGTGHGIGHFLNVHEGPMGIGIRLMPNDPGLEENMFLSNEPGYYKDGQFGIRIEDIVQVVTANVGTNFDGRGALTFRTITMCPIQTRLIDVTLLSAKERDHLNAYHQTVLDTLGPLLREANDVDTLAWLERETKAI; encoded by the exons ATGAAACCGACCGGCGACGTACTGACCGCCCTGCGGAATCTGATGAAGAACCTGCCGAACAATTTCGGCTCGATCAACGCGTACATCATCCCGTCGAACGATGCGCACCAGAGCGAATATCTGGCGGCGCGGGACGAGCGGCGCGCGTTCGTGACGGGGTTTGACGGTAGCGCCGGTACGGCAGTGGTTACCGAACGTGAGGCCCTGCTCTGGACGGACGGTCGCTACTACCAGCAGGCGACGAAGCAGCTCGACACCAACTGGACGCTGATGCGGGACGGCCAGCCCTCAACGCCCTCGATCGATGCCTGGCTCGCAAAAGCGCTCCAGCCCGGTGCGCGAGTCGGCGTGGATGCGAACCTGATCACGGCCGCCGCCTGGACGCCGCTGCAAACCTCGCTCAAGACGGCCGGCTGCACCCTGCTGCCCGTCGTTCCGAACCTGATCGATCTGCTCTGGAAGGAGCAGCCGGCCGTTCCGCACAATCCGTTGCTGCCGCTCGCCACGACTTTCACCGGTGCGACGATCGCGCAGAAGCTGGCGACGGTGCGCGAGAAACTCGCGGACAAGCGGGCGTCCGTGCTGGTCGTGAGTGCTTTGGACGAGATCGCCTGGTTGCTGAACCTGCGCGGCACCGACATCGACTACAATCCCGTCTTCTTCGCGTATGTGATCGTGACGCCGGACGCTCTGTACCTGTTCATCGATCCGGCCCAGATGCGCCCACAGGTGGAAGACCACTTTCGCGCGAACGGCGTCACGGTGGAGGTGCGCGGGTACGGCGAGGTACACGCGGTGCTGCAGGAGCTGGCGGGCAACAGTTCGACGTCGGCCACGCCCAGCGGCACCAGACCGTTGGTTTGGATTAGCTCCGGCTCGAGCTACGCGCTGGTCGCGCTCGTGCCGGAGGAGCGGCGGCTGAACGACATCACACCGATCAACCTGATGAAAGCGGTCAAAAACGAAACGGAAGCGAAGGGCATTCGGGACTGCCACGTGCGGGATGGAGTGGCGCTCTGCCAGTACTTTGCGTGGCTCGAGCGCTGCATGGCCGACGGCACGCCGGTGGACGAGATTAGTGGGGCGACCCGACTGGAGGAGCTGCGCAGCCGGCAGGCACACTACCAAGGGCTGAGCTTCACGACGATCAGCGCGTCCGGGCCGAACGGATCCATCATCCACTACCATCCGCTGCCGGAAACGAACCGCCCCATCACGGCGAACGAGCTCTACCTGTGCGATTCCGGCGCTCAGTATCT CGATGGCACCACGGATGTAACGCGCACGATGCATTTCGGGCAGCCGACGGCGGAAGAGATACGCGCGTTCACGCACGTGCTCAAGGGGCAGATAAGTCTCGGGACGGCCATCTTCCCGCGCAAGGTGAAGGGTCAGTTTTTGGACACGATCGCGCGAAAGGCACTGTGGGACATTGGATTGGACTATGGGCACGGCACCGGGCACGGCATCGGCCACTTCCTCAACGTGCACGAAGGCCCGATGGGTATCGGCATTCGCTTGATGCCGAACGATCCGGGGCTGGAGGAAAACATGTTCCTTTCGAATG AGCCCGGCTACTACAAGGACGGGCAGTTTGGTATTCGCATCGAGGACATCGTGCAGGTGGTGACAGCCAACGTGGGTACCAACTTTGATGGGCGCGGCGCACTCACCTTCCGCACGATAACCATGTGTCCGATCCAGACGCGGCTGATTGATGTCACACTGCTGTCTGCGAAGGAGCGCGACCATTTGAATGCGTACCATCAAACTGTGCTCGATACGCTTGGGCCTCTTCTACGCGAAGCAAACGATGTGGACACGCTCGCCTGGCTAGAGCGTGAAACGAAGGCTATATAA
- the LOC120905697 gene encoding xaa-Pro aminopeptidase ApepP isoform X1, producing the protein MNNVPVCSSNSSPATMKPTGDVLTALRNLMKNLPNNFGSINAYIIPSNDAHQSEYLAARDERRAFVTGFDGSAGTAVVTEREALLWTDGRYYQQATKQLDTNWTLMRDGQPSTPSIDAWLAKALQPGARVGVDANLITAAAWTPLQTSLKTAGCTLLPVVPNLIDLLWKEQPAVPHNPLLPLATTFTGATIAQKLATVREKLADKRASVLVVSALDEIAWLLNLRGTDIDYNPVFFAYVIVTPDALYLFIDPAQMRPQVEDHFRANGVTVEVRGYGEVHAVLQELAGNSSTSATPSGTRPLVWISSGSSYALVALVPEERRLNDITPINLMKAVKNETEAKGIRDCHVRDGVALCQYFAWLERCMADGTPVDEISGATRLEELRSRQAHYQGLSFTTISASGPNGSIIHYHPLPETNRPITANELYLCDSGAQYLDGTTDVTRTMHFGQPTAEEIRAFTHVLKGQISLGTAIFPRKVKGQFLDTIARKALWDIGLDYGHGTGHGIGHFLNVHEGPMGIGIRLMPNDPGLEENMFLSNEPGYYKDGQFGIRIEDIVQVVTANVGTNFDGRGALTFRTITMCPIQTRLIDVTLLSAKERDHLNAYHQTVLDTLGPLLREANDVDTLAWLERETKAI; encoded by the exons ATGAATAACGTACCGGTTTGTTCCAGCAACTCCAGCCCGGCCACGATGAAACCGACCGGCGACGTACTGACCGCCCTGCGGAATCTGATGAAGAACCTGCCGAACAATTTCGGCTCGATCAACGCGTACATCATCCCGTCGAACGATGCGCACCAGAGCGAATATCTGGCGGCGCGGGACGAGCGGCGCGCGTTCGTGACGGGGTTTGACGGTAGCGCCGGTACGGCAGTGGTTACCGAACGTGAGGCCCTGCTCTGGACGGACGGTCGCTACTACCAGCAGGCGACGAAGCAGCTCGACACCAACTGGACGCTGATGCGGGACGGCCAGCCCTCAACGCCCTCGATCGATGCCTGGCTCGCAAAAGCGCTCCAGCCCGGTGCGCGAGTCGGCGTGGATGCGAACCTGATCACGGCCGCCGCCTGGACGCCGCTGCAAACCTCGCTCAAGACGGCCGGCTGCACCCTGCTGCCCGTCGTTCCGAACCTGATCGATCTGCTCTGGAAGGAGCAGCCGGCCGTTCCGCACAATCCGTTGCTGCCGCTCGCCACGACTTTCACCGGTGCGACGATCGCGCAGAAGCTGGCGACGGTGCGCGAGAAACTCGCGGACAAGCGGGCGTCCGTGCTGGTCGTGAGTGCTTTGGACGAGATCGCCTGGTTGCTGAACCTGCGCGGCACCGACATCGACTACAATCCCGTCTTCTTCGCGTATGTGATCGTGACGCCGGACGCTCTGTACCTGTTCATCGATCCGGCCCAGATGCGCCCACAGGTGGAAGACCACTTTCGCGCGAACGGCGTCACGGTGGAGGTGCGCGGGTACGGCGAGGTACACGCGGTGCTGCAGGAGCTGGCGGGCAACAGTTCGACGTCGGCCACGCCCAGCGGCACCAGACCGTTGGTTTGGATTAGCTCCGGCTCGAGCTACGCGCTGGTCGCGCTCGTGCCGGAGGAGCGGCGGCTGAACGACATCACACCGATCAACCTGATGAAAGCGGTCAAAAACGAAACGGAAGCGAAGGGCATTCGGGACTGCCACGTGCGGGATGGAGTGGCGCTCTGCCAGTACTTTGCGTGGCTCGAGCGCTGCATGGCCGACGGCACGCCGGTGGACGAGATTAGTGGGGCGACCCGACTGGAGGAGCTGCGCAGCCGGCAGGCACACTACCAAGGGCTGAGCTTCACGACGATCAGCGCGTCCGGGCCGAACGGATCCATCATCCACTACCATCCGCTGCCGGAAACGAACCGCCCCATCACGGCGAACGAGCTCTACCTGTGCGATTCCGGCGCTCAGTATCT CGATGGCACCACGGATGTAACGCGCACGATGCATTTCGGGCAGCCGACGGCGGAAGAGATACGCGCGTTCACGCACGTGCTCAAGGGGCAGATAAGTCTCGGGACGGCCATCTTCCCGCGCAAGGTGAAGGGTCAGTTTTTGGACACGATCGCGCGAAAGGCACTGTGGGACATTGGATTGGACTATGGGCACGGCACCGGGCACGGCATCGGCCACTTCCTCAACGTGCACGAAGGCCCGATGGGTATCGGCATTCGCTTGATGCCGAACGATCCGGGGCTGGAGGAAAACATGTTCCTTTCGAATG AGCCCGGCTACTACAAGGACGGGCAGTTTGGTATTCGCATCGAGGACATCGTGCAGGTGGTGACAGCCAACGTGGGTACCAACTTTGATGGGCGCGGCGCACTCACCTTCCGCACGATAACCATGTGTCCGATCCAGACGCGGCTGATTGATGTCACACTGCTGTCTGCGAAGGAGCGCGACCATTTGAATGCGTACCATCAAACTGTGCTCGATACGCTTGGGCCTCTTCTACGCGAAGCAAACGATGTGGACACGCTCGCCTGGCTAGAGCGTGAAACGAAGGCTATATAA